Within Bradymonas sediminis, the genomic segment GCCGGCGACGCCACAGGTGTGCAGCCTGCCAGCGCTCACGCGCGTCCAATCGGCGCGCGCACCGATCTTTTTGGGCGTCGCGCTCGGGTCGCTCCCACCATCGCCGAGTCTGCCTTGACCAAATCCCCAGCAGAAGAGTTCACCGCCGGCGATGCCGCAGGTATGTACTTCTCCGGCGCTGATCCACTCCCAATCGCTGCGGGTTCCGACCCGGCGCGCGCGGTTGGTCGGCACCGAGACATTCTCGCCGAGGCCCAGTCGGGCCGTTCTGTGGAGATTGTCGCCCCAGCAAAATAACTGGCCCTGGGCGATGCCACAGACGTGCTCCTCACCGGCGTCGATCATAAAGACCACCGACTCGCACACACCGCTGGCGTTGAGCGCGTAGCCCGGCTCACACGCGCAGGTGTGGCCGCCCGGGGTGTTGGTGCAAATGCCGCCGGTGCCGCAAAGCACCGGGTTGTCGGCGCACTCATCGACATCTTCGCAGACGCCGTTGGCGTTGAGCTGGTAGCCGGGCGCGCACGCGCAGGTGTGGCTGCCCGGGGTGTTGGTGCAGGTCCCGCCGGGGCCGCAGATGCTCGGGTTGTCGATGCACTCATTGATATCTTCGCACGCGCCGTCGGAGTTTAGCTCATAGCCGGGCGCACAGGTGCAGGAGTAGCCCTCGACCTCGGGCACGCAGGTGCCGCCCGCGCCGCAGATATTCGGGTCCTCGGCGCAGGGGCCGATGGATTGGCACATGCCGTCGGCGTTGAGTTCGTAGCCCTGGGCGCAGGTGCAGGAATAGCCGTCTTCTTCGGGCACACAGGTGCCGCCGGGGCCACAGATCGCCGGGCCATTGGCGCACACGCCCACGCCTTCGCACACGCCGTCGCTATTAAGCTCATAGCCGTCGGCGCAGGTGCAGGAATAAGAGTCCGCCTGGGGTACACAGGTGCCGCCCGCGCCGCAGATATTCGGGTCCTCGGCGCAGGGGTCGAGGGCCTCACACACGCCATCGGCGTTTAGCTCATAGCCGGCGTCGCAGGTGCAGGAAGAGCCACCTGCTTCGTTGGCGCAGGTGCCGCCCGCGCCACAGATCGTCGGGTTTGCCACGCACTCGTCGATATCCTGGCAGTCCGTCCCTTCCGGGTTCAGCTCGTAGCCCTCGTCGCACGCGCAGGTATGCCCGTCGGAGGTATTTACGCAGTCGCCGTTGGAGCAGAGGCCGGCTTCGGCCTCACACGCACCCTCGGTAGGCGCGCAGACCGAGACGCCGTTGACCTCGGCGACCTCGAAGCCCTCATCACACTCGCAGGTGAACCCCTCGTCGGCCTCCAGGCAGGTTCCGTTCTCGCAGGAGTCCGCCTGGCAAGCGGGCGTATCGGGCGCGACACACTTTCCGTCGACCTCCTCGAAGCCCGCTTTGCACGGGCCGCATTCGGGCTGGTCGAGGTCCTCGCACACGCGATTCTGACTCGCGCAAGCCTGCACGGGGCATTGATAGGCGCTGCGCGATGCCACGTCGTCGGCGCAAGCGCTCAGCCACATACATTGCAATATCAAAATTGAACTGAGTAAAAACCATCTGTTTTTCAAGGGAGTCTCCATGACAATAAAATGGGAGAATTGCGCAAAAATTGGTGCAAAAACCGACGCGCGGGGTGGGGGTTGAAGCAAACGTGTCGCCGGCGAGCGAATACGCCCCAATGCCCGTGTATACGGGCAGCGGACAAAACCCTGTCGCCATTATTTTATCATTAAGGGCCTGATAATCCCCGTCAAGCGAGATAAACTTCACTTATACGCAAAAGTCAGACGCCTGCGCGAATTCATCCGAAATGCCACCAAATTTGCGCCGAATTTGCGCCAATCTCGCGAGCTGGTCTTTCGGCGACGAGACGTCGCTCGCTCGACAACTCACCCGATATGCACCACCACGCGCCGCCGGTGCGGGCGCGTGCGGTGCTCCCACACATAGACGCCTTGCCAGGTGCCCAGCGCCGCGCGCCCGTCGACCACCGGGATCGACAAGCTCGTGGCGGTCAGCGCCGCCTTGATATGAGGCGGCATATCGTCCGGGCCCTCGTGGGTGTGGGTGTAGAGCGGGTCATTCTCGGGAACGTGGCGGGGGCCATCCAGGCCTCGAGGTCGCGCCGGGCGCTGGGGTCCAATTCCGCCGGGATGCTCGGGGGGGGGGGGTTCGAGCAGTGAAGTTAGGCCACAAAATCACATTTTAATTATACTAAATCTATTGGGAAAAGATCGTCTAACGAGACCCCGTCCGCCTGCTGTTCAGCGTCCTCGCGACTGTAGTGAAACGAGGGGCAGCTGTTCCGGAACATATGCTTAAGTCGTAACTTCAGCATGGAAATGCCCATCATATGCGCCTGCCATTTGTCGGCTCCGAAAGCGTATACTTCTGCTCCTCCCCCCTCATCCATACGAATACATAAAGCGACCCGCGCCTCCGCCTCCCTCACAAGTTCGGGATAGCCCAAAAGAAGGGTTAATTTTGTCACATTGTCGGACGTTGGCTCGCACGCGTAGAGCGTCTGTTTTACAAGACAGTTATCCATTTAAGACTCCTTTTCATAAAAAAAACGCGACTTAAGGGCCTTTTTTGAAACGATCTTTCGGAAAAATTTCATCGAAGACTACCTCTTCAGTTTGCTGCTCTGCGCCGCTGCGCGAGAAGTGAAATGAAACGACTCTTTTCTGAAACAATAATTCCACTTCGAGCTTAAGCAGGGAAATGGCGGTCATAAGGGCTTGCCAGGCATCGATACCCACACCGTGCCGGCCCTCACAACTCACTCCATCGGTAAGGACAATCCGATACGACGCGCGCCAAAGCGCGTCGCGCACTTTCTCTGGAAACCCAAGAGATATCGTAATTTCAGTGATTTCTTCGGTGGCCAGATCATATGCGTATAGCGTTCGGTATGCCAATGATTCCATCATATTTCACCTCGCCTGCTTAGGCTATTCAAACAAAAGCTAATCACCGTCGACGCTCACTTCGAATGCTGCCCCAGTGTTCAATATCGTTATTGAACCGAATTAAACCGCTACTGGGCGATATTTTAAGGTCTTATAACTTCTCAGAAACGCTTCATCAAAGCCGCGCGGCAACCATCACCTACCCAATATGCACCACAACGCGCCGCCGGTGTGCGCGCGTGCGGTGCTCCCACACATACACGCCTTGCCAGGTACCGAGCGCCGCGCGCCCGTCGACCACCGGGATCGACAAGCTCGTGGCGGTCAGCGCCGCCTTGATATGAGACGGCATATCGTCCGGGCCCTCGTGGGTGTGGGTATAGAGTGGGTCGTTTTCGGGCACGTGGCGGGCCATCCAGGCCTCGAGGTCGCGCCGAGCGCTGGGGTCGGCGTTCTCCTGAATCGTGAGGCTTGCAGACGTGTGCTGGATAAAGA encodes:
- a CDS encoding DUF6968 family protein; this encodes MMESLAYRTLYAYDLATEEITEITISLGFPEKVRDALWRASYRIVLTDGVSCEGRHGVGIDAWQALMTAISLLKLEVELLFQKRVVSFHFSRSGAEQQTEEVVFDEIFPKDRFKKGP
- a CDS encoding secondary thiamine-phosphate synthase enzyme YjbQ, which codes for MSYTKTITIDTPRQGLHEITERIQALVADSGAHTGLCTVFIQHTSASLTIQENADPSARRDLEAWMARHVPENDPLYTHTHEGPDDMPSHIKAALTATSLSIPVVDGRAALGTWQGVYVWEHRTRAHRRRVVVHIG